TCATCCCGATACTCACTTAATGGTTTTATTAATTGATGAAAGACCAGAAGAGGTTACTGATATGCAAAGAAGTGTTAAAGGAGAAGTTTACTCTTCTACTTTTGACTTACCTGCACAAAATCATGTAAGAGTTGCAGAAATTGTTATTGAAAAAGCAAAAAGACTTGTAGAGATGAAAAAAGATGTTGTTATTCTTTTAGACTCAATTACAAGATTAGCAAGAGCATATAATACAGTTACACCATCATCAGGTAAAGTTCTTTCTGGTGGGGTTGATGCAAATGCTTTACATAAACCAAAAAGATTTTTTGGTGCTGCAAGAAATATTGAAGAGGGTGGTTCTTTAACTATTATCTCTACTGCTCTTATTGAAACTGGTTCAAAAATGGATGAAGTTATTTTTGAAGAGTTTAAAGGAACAGGAAACTCAGAAGTTGTGTTATCAAGAGATGCAGCAAATAGAAGGGTTTATCCAGCACTTGATATTACTAAATCAGGTACAAGAAAAGAGGAGTTATTACTTTCTCCTGAAATTCTACAAAAAACTTGGATTCTTAGAAATGCTATTGCTTCAATGGATGAAGTTGAAGCTCTTAAATTTTTATATTCAAAAATGCAAAAAACAAAAGATAATGAAGAGTTCTTTGCTTCAATGAATGAGTAAAATTAAGTGACCCTAAGGGGTTACTTTTTTTTCTTTATAAATACAAGTAAAATAATCAAGATTAAAATACTTAGTTTTCTTAAAGTTAACTCAAACTTTCAAATAAGTTACCTCTTTAATACTTGTTTTATACTTTTTTGTATAATATTCACCCACAAATAAGGACTTATTATGATAACTATTAAAAATCTAAATAAATATTATGGTAAAACAAAAGTTTTAAACAATATATCTATTGAGATTAAAAAAGGTGAAATCTTTGCTATTGTTGGACATAGTGGTGCGGGGAAATCAACACTACTTAGATGTATAAATGGACTTGAAGAGTATAGTGATGGTTCATTACAAGTAAATAATAAAGAGATTAAATCACTTAAGAAAGAAAACTTAAGAGAATTTAGAAAAAAAATTGGAATGATTTTTCAACATTTTTCATTAGTACAAAGAAAAACTGTATATGAAAATGTAGCACTTCCAATGCAACTTTGGGGATATAAAAAAGAGCAAATTGATAAAAAAGTAAATGAATTATTAGCTCTTGTTGGATTAGATAATAAAAAAGATTCATATCCTAACCAATTAAGTGGTGGACAAAAACAAAGAGTTGCTATTGCAAGAGCATTAACTTTAGAGCCAGAAGTTTTACTTTCTGATGAAGCAACATCTGCTCTGGACCCAAATACAACAACATCAATTCTAAATCTTTTAAAAGAGATTAATGAAAAACTTAATATTACAATTGTTTTAGTTACTCATGAAATGGATGTTGTAAAACAGATTGCCCAAAAAGCTTTATTATTAGAGCATGGTAACATTATTGGTTTTGATGATACAGAAGAACTATTTTTAAAACCTGATGAAAAGATGAAAGAGTTTTTAGGAGAGAGTGAAGTTGTACCTTCTGAGGGTGTAAATATTAAATTATATTTCCCTAAAGATAATGCTTATCAATCCTTTATAACAAAAATGGCAAGAGAATTAAATATGGATTTTAATATTGTATGGGGAAAACTTGAAGAGATAAACACTCATATAGTAGGTAATATGGTTATAAATATAGAAGAAGAAAAGAAAGAGATTGTTACAAATTATATAAAAGAACATGACATTGTATGGGAGGTTTTATAATGGTTGATATTTTATTGCCAGCACTTGGCGAAACTGTATATATGTCATTTGTTTCTACATTTTTTGCAGTAGTAATTGGATTTTTTTTAGCAATTATTTTAATACTTACTTCAAAAGGTGGATTACGAGAAAATTTAAAAATTTATACTATTTTAGATGTTGTAATTAATACTTTAAGATCTTTTCCTTTTATTATATTAATGATTGTTTTATTTCCTCTTACTAAATTTTTAATTGGAAAGAGTATTGGTACAACAGCCGCTATTATACCTCTTACAATTGGAGCTGCTCCTTTTATTGCAAGATTAATTGAAAGTGCTTTCAAAGAGGTTGATACTGGTGTTATTGAAGCAGCAAAATCTTTTGGTGCTAGTGATTGGCAAATTATTTTTAAAGTGATGTTAGTTGAAGCAATGCCAAGTATTATTTCAGCTATTACTTTAACACTAATAACGGTTATCGGGTTTTCAGCTATGGCTGGAGCAGTTGGTGGTGGAGGTTTAGGAGATGTAGCTATTAAATATGGATACTATAGATTCCAAACTGATACTATGTTATATACAGTTGTTATATTAATTGCACTTGTACAAGCAGTTCAAAGTACAGGTGATTATATATATAAGATTACAAAAAAATAAATTAAAAAAGAAAGGACACAGATGTTAAAAAATATTTTAAAATTAGCATTAGTAGGTGCTGTTGCACTTGGAATTACTGCTTGTACTGGTTCAGAAGAGCCAAAAGAAGAAGCAAAAAAAGTTATTAAAGTTGGAGCTACTCCAGTTCCTCACTCAGAGATTTTAGAGATTGTTAAACCACTTTTACAAGCTAAAGGTTATGAGTTAGAAATCGTAGAATTTACTGATTATGTTACTCCAAATATTGCAGTTGATGAAGGTGAATTAGATGCAAATTTTTTCCAACATACGCCATATTTAAATGAGTTTAATAAATCTAAAAATACAAAGTTAGTTAAAACAGTAAATGTTCATTTAGAGCCAATGGGATTATATTCTCAAAAAATTAAATCTTTAGA
This sequence is a window from Halarcobacter bivalviorum. Protein-coding genes within it:
- the rho gene encoding transcription termination factor Rho, giving the protein MEESKTQSKTKSTASRKARTHVPVEGYKIEQLRELPLEELLKIAKELEVENPQELKRQDLMFNILKSQIDQGGFILFTGILEIKDGGFGFLRAMDGNFSDTSNDSYVSATQIRKFALRTGDIVTGQVRPPNKESEKYNALLKIEAINYLPINESKNRPLFDNLTPLYSTDRFKFEYDQTKMTGRMLDLFAPMGKGQRGLIVAPPKTGKTELLKELAHGITRNHPDTHLMVLLIDERPEEVTDMQRSVKGEVYSSTFDLPAQNHVRVAEIVIEKAKRLVEMKKDVVILLDSITRLARAYNTVTPSSGKVLSGGVDANALHKPKRFFGAARNIEEGGSLTIISTALIETGSKMDEVIFEEFKGTGNSEVVLSRDAANRRVYPALDITKSGTRKEELLLSPEILQKTWILRNAIASMDEVEALKFLYSKMQKTKDNEEFFASMNE
- a CDS encoding methionine ABC transporter permease — its product is MVDILLPALGETVYMSFVSTFFAVVIGFFLAIILILTSKGGLRENLKIYTILDVVINTLRSFPFIILMIVLFPLTKFLIGKSIGTTAAIIPLTIGAAPFIARLIESAFKEVDTGVIEAAKSFGASDWQIIFKVMLVEAMPSIISAITLTLITVIGFSAMAGAVGGGGLGDVAIKYGYYRFQTDTMLYTVVILIALVQAVQSTGDYIYKITKK
- a CDS encoding methionine ABC transporter ATP-binding protein; the encoded protein is MITIKNLNKYYGKTKVLNNISIEIKKGEIFAIVGHSGAGKSTLLRCINGLEEYSDGSLQVNNKEIKSLKKENLREFRKKIGMIFQHFSLVQRKTVYENVALPMQLWGYKKEQIDKKVNELLALVGLDNKKDSYPNQLSGGQKQRVAIARALTLEPEVLLSDEATSALDPNTTTSILNLLKEINEKLNITIVLVTHEMDVVKQIAQKALLLEHGNIIGFDDTEELFLKPDEKMKEFLGESEVVPSEGVNIKLYFPKDNAYQSFITKMARELNMDFNIVWGKLEEINTHIVGNMVINIEEEKKEIVTNYIKEHDIVWEVL